From one Eucalyptus grandis isolate ANBG69807.140 chromosome 9, ASM1654582v1, whole genome shotgun sequence genomic stretch:
- the LOC120288533 gene encoding uncharacterized protein LOC120288533, with product MRVMKILMGGYKEEYAQVWDYAGECMFQNSSSRVYIEVVERPLLDLGPRFDRFYVCFDACKRGFLAGCRRVIGLDGYFLKGLCKGELLAAVGRDANNQMFPIAWAVVKIENKDIWSWFLKNLMADLEITDGGGWAFMSDQQKGLIPALAELMPHAEYRMCARHIYANWSRNFKGDRLQKQFWQIAKSTNMVDFKLAATGIVAADK from the exons atgagggtgatgaagatattgatgggtgggtataaggaagaatatgcgcAGGTATGGGATTATGCTGGTGAATGTATGTTTCAAAACTCATCTAGTAGGGTATATAtagaggttgtggagaggcCACTCCTTGATCTTGGgcctagatttgatagattttatgtctgttttgatgcatgcaaacggggcttcttggctggttgtagaagagttataggattggatggatactttctaaagggtttatgcaagggggagttgttggctgctgtggggagagatgccaataatcaaatgttccCGATAGCTTGGGCAGTGGTAaagatagagaacaaggatatttggtcctggttcctaaaaaatttaatggctgaccttgagataaccgatgggggaggatgggcattcatgagcgaccaacagaag ggacttattcCTGCATTGGCTGAATTGATGCCACATGCTGAGTATAGAATGTGTGCgaggcacatatatgcaaactggtcaaggaacttcaaaggagatagGCTGCAGAAGCAGTTCTGGCAGATAGCAAAGAGTACGAATATGGTTGATTTCAAATTAGCTGCAACAGGGATTGTTGCAGCTGACAAATGA